GCTGCTTCTGAAAAGTGTTCTTCAGTCCCTCCAGACCCTGCCTTTTGAAAGAACACCTCTCCTTGCTCTTTTGAGTCTCTGTGTACCTCCTGTACCAGTCCTCCTTTCTCTGCTGCTCCTTTACTCATTTCCCAGGGGCAGATCTCTGCTTTCTCGGCAGAGGGAGCCTCTTCCGTTGCCCATGAACACATGTCTGCTACCCTGGCCCCTACACCACTTGCTGCCTCAGAACTGTCTTCACTTCTGTCAGAAGCTTGTGGGGCTGGTTGTGGAGACAGGCCCCCACATTCTTGATTCTCACAAGGACTCACAGCCTCCTGCTTCCTGTCTGCCTTCTCTGGCATTTTctgaactgccacatctttgggcTCTGATTTTTCTAGGGCTTTCCCTTTCTCCCCTTGAGATTCCCCTTTTCCATCTTGTCTTGATACCCCTTTCTCAGGAATCCCTTCACTCCCCTCCCAGGGACAGATCTTGGCCTTGGTGCTGCTGTCAGGTTTGTAAACATCTGGGTCAGGAGCATCCCATGGACATACATCAGTGATCCTGCCCCCAACACTGACCTGTCCCTGGGAGCTGGCTTTCGATTGGTCTGTGTGCTGAGTGTCTGGGTGGGAGAAAAAGCCCCCTGGGGCCAAGCTCTCCCGTAGATAGACAGATTGCAGCTCCTTGCTTGTGTTTTCCCCATCTTCAACAGTGAATTCTGCTTTCGAACATGAGGCTTTTTCTCGGATAAGCATGTGTTCCAGAAGGGAGCCTCTTTTTGGGTCTTGCTTCAGGTCTCCTTGCTCTACTGCCTCAtcactcacttctaaggaatgtCGCTCTGCCACTTTGCTGCTCATGCTGCTTGATAAGCTCGAGACCTTGGGGGCCTGAGCAGAGGGTTGCCACAAGTCCATGTTTTTCCAGGGACAAACAGATTCCCACTCCTGACTCAGTTTTGCCTCCCATTTTGATATGTCTTCTCCCAGGGAGGTGAGTCTCTCTTTTTCTAGAGTTTTCATCCTCTGCCCTGCTGACTCGGACCCTGTCTCCTTTTCCAGTCCCTTTTCAGTCACTCTTTCATTTGCTTCCCAGGGACAGATCTCAGGCTTTTCACCGGTAGGCACCTCCTCCACTTCCCAGGGACACACCTCAGCTGACCTGCACCCCACACTGTCCAGGTCCTGGGGTCCAGCTTTTGATGTATCGGAGTCCAGAGCATGTGAATGTTGAGAGGAGCCACCTGGATCCAGGCCTTCCCAGGGACAAGCCATCTCCCGCTCTCCAGCTGGCTTCTCTGGCTTTTTTGGAGCAGTAACAGCCCTCTCACTGGGCCCATAATCTGTGGAAACCTTTCTGGTATCTCTTGGAAATTTCCTAATGGCTTCCTCTCCCAAACCCCTTTCCTGCACTGCTCTAGCACTTACCTCCCAGGGACAGATATTTGCCTTCTCTGCAGTCAGGGTCTCTGCCACATCCCATGGGCAGATCTCCGCAGTTTTGTTTCCCACACTGCCTGATATCTGGAAACCGGCTTTGGGTCTATCTGTGTCTTGAGAGCCTGGCTGTAGGGGGAGATTGCCAGGGCCTACCCTCTCCTGGGGACACACTGCTTCCTGCTTTGGGGTCTGCCCCTCAGGCTCTGCCCAAGCTGTGACATCTGCTTCTTTGATTCCTGGTtgtccaggcattttctcctggTCCTTTTGAGATTTACCTCCTTTTGGAGCCTGTCCCGATGTCCAGCCCTCTGTCCTGTCATTTACATCCCAGGGACAGATTTCTGCCTTGGCAGGCATTGTTCCCTTTACCTCTGGTTTGCTATCTTCCCGTGGACAGCCCTGCGTCACTCTGCTTCCTCCAGTGCTTAGGAGTTGGCTCTCAGCTTTAGGTGAGGAATTGTCTACACATGGGCTGGAGTGCCCAGGGACAGTGTGCTCCCAGGCACAGACCAACTCCTGCTGTTGACTTAGTTTCTGCACTGTTTTCACAGCTTGTTCCTCCATCTCTCTAGGATTCCCTTTTCTGGAGGCTTTTCCCATTTCCAGGAGAGATTCTCCACCTGTCCCCTGACTCGCCGTTTCTTTCCCCATTATGTCAGCATCCAGCTCCCAGGGACAGatctctgctttcttggtagcaGGGGCATCTTCTGCCTCCCATGGACACACCTCAGTGACACTACCGCCCAAACTCCCTGAGTACTCTGGGGTTCCTGAGGCCTGATTTGAGACTGCTGAGGGACCCAAAATATCTGTACTCTCCCATGGACAGAGAGACTCCCGGTCTCCACCTAGCTTCTGTTCTTTCCAAAAGGTTGCTTTCTTGGGGGTTTTCTGCTTGTCCTGGGGGAGCTCCTGGGTTGGCTTCCCATTCTCTCCTTTACTTGCCTCCCAAGGATAGAGCTCTGTCTTGGCCATTTCAGCTTTATAATCTTTTGGGCCAGTGGCTTCCCCTGGACACATAGCCACCTCCCTGGCCTCGCCACTGTCCACCGCGTCAGACCTGCTCTTGGGTCTATTAGTGTTCTGAGGGGCTGGCTGAGGGGACAGTCCCCCGGGATCGGTACCCTCCCAGGGACACACTGCCTCCTGCCCCCTTACCAGCCTCTCTGCCTTTTTCCAAGCACTGGCAACCACATCTTTGGGCTCTGGTTTTTCTGGGGCTTTCCCCCTCTCTTCTTGGGAGCTATCTTCTAGATCCTGCCTTAGTACTCCCCTCTCAGAGGTTCCTTCACTCACCTCCCAGGGGCAGATTTCAGCCTTGTTGCTACTGTCAAGTGGACACATTTCTGATTTGGCTACTTCCCAGGGGCATACCTCCGCCACCCTGTGGTCAGCACTGTCCAGGAGCTGGAGGCCAGCCTTAGGGCATTCCCGCCACCCCCCAGGGGCTTCTTTTGCTCGCTCaccatttttttccccagctgTGCCCTGTCTGCCTTGTCTCAGTGTGGCAGGCCCCGTTTTACCAGCTTTGCCATCCCGCAGGCCCTGGGCTGTCCTCCTGCCTGTGTCTTGTTTTCTGCTGCCTTCCTGGTGACAGACTAGGAGCATTCTGCTGGTGTGAGCATTCTTTTGGTTCTGGAAGGATTCTTCATCATCGCAGGGAGCAAGGGCAGCCTGCTTACTCACCGCCTTGGGCCGGCCCATCCTGGGAGATCTGGGGGAAGCCCCCAACCCCTCTCCTGAAGCTCTGTCCTTCTCCCGTCTCTTAGGACTCTCTTCCCCACTCTCCTTCTCTCGGTATGTGCTCCGAGAACGGGTTAGAGCTTTGATAGCCAGTCCCAGACTGCGCATGGAACCCTGCTGAACAGGGGCGTTGAGGCTGTGAGATTTAGAGAAGGTCTTGGGCCTATCCTCGTCCACATCCTCAGCTGCCTCCTGGAGACTCCCATCCTGTGTGTCCATTTCATTCTCCTCAGCCCTCCTTTTCTCTACTGCAACCGAGAGGGCCCTCCAGATCCTGGCCCGAGCAGGGGCAGGGGATTGGCGGCCTTGCTCTGGCCCTGAGGGGCCTTCTTGGGTCGCATTTTCTTTCCTGACTGGCAGTTCTGCATTCTCCCAGGGGCAGATATAGGTAAGCAAGCTGGGGCTTTGAGGGGGTACTGGAACAGGTGCTAGGGTAGGGATTGGTGCCAGGGCTGGAGCTGGCATCAGAGTTGGAGCCAAGGTAGAGGTGGGTGACAGCATCCTTGGCTCTCCCAGGCAGGCCCCAGACAGGGTCAAGATGGGTGTGGAgatctggtgcctgatgggtggGCGAGGCAGCCGTCTCCCAGCCTCCTCGTGAAGCTGCCTAGAGTCATGGGAACCGCCCACACTGCAGCTCTTGGCAGGGGAGGGTGGGGCTGATAGTGGGGCACCCCAGGCTTGCTCCAGCCTCCTGGCCGATGGCCTCGGCACTGGGCTTGCTACAGCCGCCTCTGCCTTCTTTCGCTCCTCTCGCTCCTTCGCCTGCTGATAGGTCTCCTCCAGGTAGGCCTGGCTGGCAACAAGCAGAGCCTTTTCTCTGGAGTCAGCCACTACACTGAGTGATTTATGCAGGGAGGCAGGCCATGATCTGGGGAGTCTCTCTCCCACCGTCAGGTTGTGGGCGCTGGCGGACCTGAAGCCGAGGAGAGGGGGTCCCTCCACTGACTCCGACTCCCGGCTCTCAGTCTTCGAGACCTTCTTGGCCAGCTTCCTCCTCAGCAGCGAGTCGAGGAGAGGCGGGTCCTGCTCCCTGCGGTGGTCGTAGGTGCTGTGGGACTTGTGGAGGGCCTGTGGTCCCTCAGGTTCCTGGATGCTGGAGCTAAGGAGCCGGCGGCGGGAGGAGCCAGGCAGgctgctttggcccagggagcCCAAGTCCCGGGAGTGCTGCCGTGTCAGGGCCTCTGGGAACTCTGCCAGGTATCTCATGAAGGAGCGGCCCAGCCCCTGGCACGAGCTGCCCCGCTTCTTGGGCAGATGGGGGTTGTTGGCGGCCATTTCCTTGGTCTTGTGGACCTCTAGCTGGGCATAGAGCTTCTTCAGCTCATCCTGAGGGGAGGGTGAGGAGAGCAGAGCTGATGTTGAGGCAGAAAGGGCTACCTCTCCCCATCCTCTCAGCTATTATTTAGGCCATTTTCTTAGAGAGACCTCTTTTCTACCAAGCTATGTCCCTTCCTTTGTTCTAAAACTCTCTCAAAATTCATCTCACTGTTTCTCCAGACCAGCACCAACCTGGTTCTGAGCTGTATCCACTCAGCTCTGAGGGCTCAGCATATACCCCCTTCCCTGGGGGCACTGTGGCCTAGTGGTAAATCACCAGCTTGGAGGACAGGAAAACCAGATTCTAGACTGCTGGCACATCATGTGACTCTCATCTATtttcttgacctctctgagcctctgcttctAGAAAATACTGACATGAAATGATGGAACTAGTGCTCATGTAAAGTGTCATACTGAGGTGAAAATAATGGAATGGGGCTTTGAAGGTCTGTTCTCTTTTATATCCTGTATTTTTCTCCAAAGCCAGCCTGGGGGAGCAGATTGATGAGCTGCTGCTCCAGAAAGTAGAGGGCCCAGGGTAGGTGCTGTTGTGGGTGACAGTGCGCCTCCACACTCTGGCCTCCTTGCTTGGTTGGATTCTCGGCTCAGCCTATACTCGGGGGCAGAAGGCAAAGCAGGCAGAGCTCAGGAGGATGCATGGGGGAAAGAGGCAGAGGTATTTGGGATAAGGAATTGGGGGATGTGGGgaactgtgcaaataaggcaCGTGTAGAGGTGGGCCCACGTGGAGGTGGAGGGGATGGACAAATGTCTTCCTGAGATTGCTCTTGTACTTTAAAGTCTTATAAAACAATGGGCTTAGATTTCCAGGTCGCCTGGTTTCCTCTCATTAGGGTGGCTGTAACCCTAATGATCCCCTTGAGCAGGAAAATAAGAGTAAGGGTGCTTTTTCGACATAAGACCCAGGAAGAACTTTCTTTCTCTAAGACctgccaggtccaggggaaggggaTCCTGGTGTGGAAATCTCTGGTGGCCACTCACTGCCTGAACCACCCTAGCCCCGCCACTGGCCTTAGGGTGACCAATCATCCTGGTTTGCTGGGGACTGAGGGGTTTCCTAGCCTGCCGCCCACCCCGATACCCCTGCTGAGTGGGTGTGGAGGACACGAGGGATCAGGGTGCCACTCATGGCTCTGCCTCTAACTTGCCACATAGCCTGGGCCTTGGATCTGGGCTCCAGAACTGTTGGGGTCTTTTCACATGGGTGGTATGTGTGGCCCCCTTTGAACAGAGTCAGGGGAAGCAGTTTAGGGCTATGAGTGGAAAAGCAAGGGAGGCAGGTCTTGGAGAGAGGGAGAGCTAGGGGGAGGGGATGGATAGTAGCACACAGCCCAGGTGGCAGGGCAACACTGCTCCCTCTGCCAGCCAAAAAGCTAGCACCAAAAGGAGGCTGGGAGGGCAACACGCACCCGAATGTCAGCGGGGTCCAGGCTGCGCTCGCTCCAGGCTGAGGCGATGCTGCTGTCAAGGTAGGAGCCCGAGCGCTGCAGGTCCAGCTCATCCTCATACACCTCGTCCACGATCTCTTCCCGGGGAGGGGCCCCTGGCTTCCAGAACTGGCCAGGGGGGCGCATGAGTGGGGAAAGACTCACCTTggctccctgtcccttcctgtgccCATCTGAGCTGTGGAGTAAGTCTACCTCGTGAGCTTCCACACCTCCCGTTCTGATTCCGGATCCTTGGGGTCCACCGTTTTGCTCACCCTCATCCGGCTCCGAGGCCAGGGATGGTCCTAACCCCTGACCCCTCCCAACTCCTAGCCATGCCCTTTGTCTCCCCCACCTATTTTTCTGTAAGACACTGCTTCCAAATAGACTCTCCCagcctgccaacctttcagttttctTTAAGGACTCCTTTCACCCCTAGGTCTTCTCATTTCCCTTGCCCAGGAACtggaaacagaaggaaacagtagCTTCTCACTCCCTCCTCCACTCCTCCTCTGAATCTGCTCCTTGCTCTGACTCATTCACCCCCAGCACCTTCTGTCATCCTCACCCTGACCTGGAGAGGGGGTTGCAGCGACAGCAGCACATCCACAGTGGtcggcctctgtgtgtgtgtgtgtgtctgcgcaCATACACCCCACCTCATatccaggaggaggaggagctcaCCTTGGGGATAAAGATCAGCGCCAGTGTGGCAGTGACTGTGCTGTGGGTgtggaagaagaagaggaggagggtcCAGTCCGGGTGCAGGGAGGGAACTAGCACAaacctgggggcgggggggggagtggGGAATAGTTAGCTGCAGGTGGCAGTAGCCTCTTCCTGCTCACCTGTCTCACTGGCACTTTTCTCCAGCCCCAGTCCTGAGTGTCTGTGGAGGTGCCCTCCCAGCTACTCCCACTGGTCTTCGTGGGTTGCCCATAGCACAGACTCCGTGCTCCACAGCTCTGTTAAGGCCCACCCAGTGGGTTGATTCTGCCTCCACCACAGGGCCAAGTTGTTagggacacacacacagcagGCCTGCTGCTCACATGCCTGAGGTTCAAGGGGGAAGAAGGCAGGGGGAATTGAGCATTGTGGGGAGGGGCATGATGGGTTGCTGGAGAGGTGGTGTCAAGAATGGGAAAGGAATTAGGAGTGGGAGGTGCTTCCTCTCCTTGGTGTTGGGGGTCTCCTCACTTCAGTGAGGCCTGGGGTACAAGAGGGGATCTGTGAGGTGAGGAGAGACCTACAGGTGAGAGGCCTTCCTCATCTTGCTGAAGCACATCAGTGTTGCAAGGGTGGCCATGAGATGGGAGTACCTTCACCTGGGTAGGTGAGGAGTGGTGTTGGGTGGAGGAGCCATAGGTAAGTGGGTCTGCCCTCACCTGGCTGTGTGGAAGGCAGCAGAGAGCAGCAGCTCGTTGTGCAGGGCGATGCCCATGTAGCGTGGCTCGTGGAAGGCCAAGGGCACAGCCCGGGTGGCGTAGCAGAGGAAGCTGCCCCAGCACAGGAGCAGCATCTCAgctgtgggaggaggagggagagtctCACTACCTCAGCAGCCATGCTGCCCCTTTCTCTGTAGGGCATGCTGGGAAGGGCCAAGTGCTAGGAGTCTGGGTACAGGCCGGAGGACCAGGATAGAAGGACCCCTGGAGGTACAGAGCTGGGCCAGGATGAGGCTGGCCTCAGCAGAAGCAGCTCACCCACAACCATGATGTAGTCCCAGCGGTCATGGTGACAGAGGTAGAAGTGGCGGCCAGTGGGAGTGTAGCCTCGGGTCACAAGGGGCGTGTGCTGGATGCCTGGCTCTAGGACCCCTGCTGTCCACACCACCAGGAAGCCCAGCACAAAGAGCAGAAACAACCCCAGGCGCCGCAGCAGCCGCCTGCTGCTCAGGTGGGGACCCCGCTGGGCCGTTCGAGACAGAAACAGCTGCAGCACTCTACAAGGGTTAGAGGGTGGTGGAAATGGGGGAAGGGTAGCCTCCATCCATTGCTTCCCTCCTCTCCACATACGCCTTCCATGAGGCACTGCCTCTCTCCCCCCAGAAACTGCATGGAGGGGAGGGCTATCGTAATGGGGCCACAGGGGAGTGGGGCTGGCAAGGGTCTCGCTTTGAAGAACTCCGTTCCATGAATGAGCTGGGGTGGCCTAGGGTGAGCAGCATGACAG
The window above is part of the Elephas maximus indicus isolate mEleMax1 chromosome 19, mEleMax1 primary haplotype, whole genome shotgun sequence genome. Proteins encoded here:
- the GPR179 gene encoding probable G-protein coupled receptor 179 gives rise to the protein MGTRVGVIPPPMWGLLGCCFLCVWALEGPQPLRSLPLLSSQAQPESVPKWVPSEGAEAALAFLYSGDAKQLLGANCSERYEALGAGAKAGLPPILQRAAGTLAQAANFLNMLLQANDIRESSVEEDVEWYQALVRSVAEGDPRAYRALLTFSPQPGASHIQLSLQATRLQEETILQDLSGIRVQEESLAGDLDTPALQKRVLTNDLGSLGSPKWPRGDGYVGDMQHVRLSPPFLECQQGRLRPGWLITLSATFYGLKPDLSPEVRGQVQMDMDLQSVDINQCASGPGWYTNTHLCDLNSTQCIPLESQGFVLGRYLCRCRPGFYGASLSGGLEESTTQPTGQSGSPQGSSRRLLRCQPCPEGCASCMDGTPCLVEAALTLRAAVLACQACCMLAVFLSMLVSYRCRRNKRIRTSGVILLETILFGSLLLYFPVFILYFKPSAFRCIALRWVRLLGFVIVYGTIILKLYRVLQLFLSRTAQRGPHLSSRRLLRRLGLFLLFVLGFLVVWTAGVLEPGIQHTPLVTRGYTPTGRHFYLCHHDRWDYIMVVAEMLLLCWGSFLCYATRAVPLAFHEPRYMGIALHNELLLSAAFHTARFVLVPSLHPDWTLLLFFFHTHSTVTATLALIFIPKFWKPGAPPREEIVDEVYEDELDLQRSGSYLDSSIASAWSERSLDPADIRDELKKLYAQLEVHKTKEMAANNPHLPKKRGSSCQGLGRSFMRYLAEFPEALTRQHSRDLGSLGQSSLPGSSRRRLLSSSIQEPEGPQALHKSHSTYDHRREQDPPLLDSLLRRKLAKKVSKTESRESESVEGPPLLGFRSASAHNLTVGERLPRSWPASLHKSLSVVADSREKALLVASQAYLEETYQQAKEREERKKAEAAVASPVPRPSARRLEQAWGAPLSAPPSPAKSCSVGGSHDSRQLHEEAGRRLPRPPIRHQISTPILTLSGACLGEPRMLSPTSTLAPTLMPAPALAPIPTLAPVPVPPQSPSLLTYICPWENAELPVRKENATQEGPSGPEQGRQSPAPARARIWRALSVAVEKRRAEENEMDTQDGSLQEAAEDVDEDRPKTFSKSHSLNAPVQQGSMRSLGLAIKALTRSRSTYREKESGEESPKRREKDRASGEGLGASPRSPRMGRPKAVSKQAALAPCDDEESFQNQKNAHTSRMLLVCHQEGSRKQDTGRRTAQGLRDGKAGKTGPATLRQGRQGTAGEKNGERAKEAPGGWRECPKAGLQLLDSADHRVAEVCPWEVAKSEMCPLDSSNKAEICPWEVSEGTSERGVLRQDLEDSSQEERGKAPEKPEPKDVVASAWKKAERLVRGQEAVCPWEGTDPGGLSPQPAPQNTNRPKSRSDAVDSGEAREVAMCPGEATGPKDYKAEMAKTELYPWEASKGENGKPTQELPQDKQKTPKKATFWKEQKLGGDRESLCPWESTDILGPSAVSNQASGTPEYSGSLGGSVTEVCPWEAEDAPATKKAEICPWELDADIMGKETASQGTGGESLLEMGKASRKGNPREMEEQAVKTVQKLSQQQELVCAWEHTVPGHSSPCVDNSSPKAESQLLSTGGSRVTQGCPREDSKPEVKGTMPAKAEICPWDVNDRTEGWTSGQAPKGGKSQKDQEKMPGQPGIKEADVTAWAEPEGQTPKQEAVCPQERVGPGNLPLQPGSQDTDRPKAGFQISGSVGNKTAEICPWDVAETLTAEKANICPWEVSARAVQERGLGEEAIRKFPRDTRKVSTDYGPSERAVTAPKKPEKPAGEREMACPWEGLDPGGSSQHSHALDSDTSKAGPQDLDSVGCRSAEVCPWEVEEVPTGEKPEICPWEANERVTEKGLEKETGSESAGQRMKTLEKERLTSLGEDISKWEAKLSQEWESVCPWKNMDLWQPSAQAPKVSSLSSSMSSKVAERHSLEVSDEAVEQGDLKQDPKRGSLLEHMLIREKASCSKAEFTVEDGENTSKELQSVYLRESLAPGGFFSHPDTQHTDQSKASSQGQVSVGGRITDVCPWDAPDPDVYKPDSSTKAKICPWEGSEGIPEKGVSRQDGKGESQGEKGKALEKSEPKDVAVQKMPEKADRKQEAVSPCENQECGGLSPQPAPQASDRSEDSSEAASGVGARVADMCSWATEEAPSAEKAEICPWEMSKGAAEKGGLVQEVHRDSKEQGEVFFQKAGSGGTEEHFSEAAAKLSREQETVCPWEGADSGGLFPQPDTLDTDQPKVSPHGASSLGSRAVELCRWEVTDPEGNKIKGTMAEICPWEGTGAPSKEPGLLALTATQAEMFIPTAHEKASCLSVYRPLGSFLPESKSPRPQVSRPNSTFTLEGVKEPKRPSWLGPGTSLAPEPSLQEAKAQKSFSLTEEQETISKTQNKELTLPNVYPWDWE